Proteins encoded together in one Triticum dicoccoides isolate Atlit2015 ecotype Zavitan chromosome 7B, WEW_v2.0, whole genome shotgun sequence window:
- the LOC119335513 gene encoding glucan endo-1,3-beta-glucosidase 14-like isoform X3 translates to MAPFATPMRLASLQLSALLCILLCSEVWVLQCGAAIGINYGQVGNNLPTPAQVVSLLSSLRVGKVRIYDVNPQVLAAFAGTGIELIVTVPNDLVQPMAANAGQAMQWATANIKPYFPATRVTGIAVGNEVFTDDDEALKASLVPAMRNLHAALAQLGMDGYLHVSTASSLGVLANSYPPSQGAFTPECAPLMLPFLRFLAETNAPFWINAYPYFAYKADPANVSLSYALSDPYHVGAVDPYTHLQYTSMLYAQVDAVTFAAARLGYGGIPVFVSETGWPSKGDADEVGATVENARAYNRNLLVRQVGNEGTPLRPRQRLEVYLFALFNEDMKPGPTSERNYGLYQPDGRMVYNVGLAQQQTTSAASLSLAASSAPPTREAKGKHACCRPEKKLLFAMWKALPLPSWGVVGLWTAQRVNIARQRSRFVTRAHMGSREICGEDGGKGWPMLAGFAFRRRGCFMPPLCHVKLRWCEARARVYIWFMIRLLLLSSLYILLFVLGSDSLRLVMISWYAGSGR, encoded by the exons ATGGCGCCATTTGCGACGCCGATGAGGTTGGCGTCCCTGCAGCTCTCTGCCCTCCTCTGCATCCTCCTCTGCTCAG agGTCTGGGTGCTGCAATGCGGCGCGGCGATCGGCATCAACTACGGGCAGGTGGGCAACAACCTGCCGACGCCGGCGCAGGTGGTGTCGCTGCTGTCGTCGCTGCGGGTCGGCAAGGTGCGCATCTACGACGTCAACCCACAGGTGCTGGCGGCGTTCGCCGGCACGGGCATCGAGCTCATCGTCACCGTGCCCAACGACCTGGTGCAGCCCATGGCCGCCAACGCTGGCCAGGCCATGCAGTGGGCCACCGCCAATATCAAGCCCTACTTCCCGGCCACGCGCGTCACTGGCATCGCCGTCGGGAACGAGGTGTTCACCGACGACGACGAGGCGCTCAAGGCCAGCCTCGTCCCGGCGATGCGCAACCTGCACGCCGCGCTGGCCCAGCTGGGCATGGACGGGTACTTGCACGTCTCCACGGCCAGCTCCCTCGGCGTGCTGGCCAACTCGTACCCGCCGTCGCAGGGCGCCTTCACGCCGGAGTGCGCCCCCCTCATGCTCCCCTTCCTCCGCTTCCTCGCCGAGACCAACGCCCCCTTCTGGATCAACGCCTACCCATACTTCGCCTACAAGGCCGACCCCGCAAA CGTGTCCCTGTCCTACGCGCTGTCGGACCCGTACCACGTCGGCGCGGTGGACCCCTACACCCACCTCCAGTACACGAGCATGCTGTACGCGCAGGTGGACGCGGTGACCTTCGCGGCGGCGCGGCTGGGCTACGGCGGCATCCCGGTGTTCGTGTCGGAGACGGGGTGGCCGTCCAAGGGCGACGCCGACGAGGTGGGCGCCACCGTGGAGAACGCCCGCGCGTACAACCGGAACCTGCTGGTGCGGCAGGTGGGCAACGAGGGCACGCCGCTGCGGCCCCGCCAGCGCCTGGAGGTCTACCTCTTCGCGCTCTTCAACGAGGACATGAAGCCCGGCCCCACCTCCGAGAGGAACTACGGCCTCTACCAGCCCGACGGCCGGATGGTCTACAACGTCGGCCTCGCCCAGCAGCAGACCACGTCGGCGGCGTCCCTTtccctcgccgcctcctccgcGCCTCCCACCAGG GAGGCAAAAGGAAAGCATGCATGTTGTAGGCCAGAGAAAAAGCTTCTCTTTGCGATGTGGAAGGCACTACCTCTGCCGTCGTGGGGTGTGGTGGGCTTGTGGACGGCACAGCGTGTAAATATTGCGAGGCAAAGGTCCCGTTTTGTGACGCGCGCACACATGGGATCCCGGGAGATATGCGGGGAAGATGGAGGGAAAGGGTGGCCGATGCTCGCGGGATTCGCTTTTCGGCGCCGAGGCTGCTTTATGCCCCCTTTGTGCCATGTCAAGCTGCGGTGGTGTGAGGCTCGTGCTCGTGTATATATATGGTTTATGATccgattattattattatcatcattATATATTCTTTTATTTGTTCTAGGCTCGGACTCCCTGCGGCTGGTGATGATCAGTTGGTATGCGGGGTCTGGGCGTTGA
- the LOC119335513 gene encoding glucan endo-1,3-beta-glucosidase 11-like isoform X1, whose amino-acid sequence MAPFATPMRLASLQLSALLCILLCSEVWVLQCGAAIGINYGQVGNNLPTPAQVVSLLSSLRVGKVRIYDVNPQVLAAFAGTGIELIVTVPNDLVQPMAANAGQAMQWATANIKPYFPATRVTGIAVGNEVFTDDDEALKASLVPAMRNLHAALAQLGMDGYLHVSTASSLGVLANSYPPSQGAFTPECAPLMLPFLRFLAETNAPFWINAYPYFAYKADPANVSLSYALSDPYHVGAVDPYTHLQYTSMLYAQVDAVTFAAARLGYGGIPVFVSETGWPSKGDADEVGATVENARAYNRNLLVRQVGNEGTPLRPRQRLEVYLFALFNEDMKPGPTSERNYGLYQPDGRMVYNVGLAQQQTTSAASLSLAASSAPPTRDVGTDLTSLCILSALAILLTSQAFLLG is encoded by the exons ATGGCGCCATTTGCGACGCCGATGAGGTTGGCGTCCCTGCAGCTCTCTGCCCTCCTCTGCATCCTCCTCTGCTCAG agGTCTGGGTGCTGCAATGCGGCGCGGCGATCGGCATCAACTACGGGCAGGTGGGCAACAACCTGCCGACGCCGGCGCAGGTGGTGTCGCTGCTGTCGTCGCTGCGGGTCGGCAAGGTGCGCATCTACGACGTCAACCCACAGGTGCTGGCGGCGTTCGCCGGCACGGGCATCGAGCTCATCGTCACCGTGCCCAACGACCTGGTGCAGCCCATGGCCGCCAACGCTGGCCAGGCCATGCAGTGGGCCACCGCCAATATCAAGCCCTACTTCCCGGCCACGCGCGTCACTGGCATCGCCGTCGGGAACGAGGTGTTCACCGACGACGACGAGGCGCTCAAGGCCAGCCTCGTCCCGGCGATGCGCAACCTGCACGCCGCGCTGGCCCAGCTGGGCATGGACGGGTACTTGCACGTCTCCACGGCCAGCTCCCTCGGCGTGCTGGCCAACTCGTACCCGCCGTCGCAGGGCGCCTTCACGCCGGAGTGCGCCCCCCTCATGCTCCCCTTCCTCCGCTTCCTCGCCGAGACCAACGCCCCCTTCTGGATCAACGCCTACCCATACTTCGCCTACAAGGCCGACCCCGCAAA CGTGTCCCTGTCCTACGCGCTGTCGGACCCGTACCACGTCGGCGCGGTGGACCCCTACACCCACCTCCAGTACACGAGCATGCTGTACGCGCAGGTGGACGCGGTGACCTTCGCGGCGGCGCGGCTGGGCTACGGCGGCATCCCGGTGTTCGTGTCGGAGACGGGGTGGCCGTCCAAGGGCGACGCCGACGAGGTGGGCGCCACCGTGGAGAACGCCCGCGCGTACAACCGGAACCTGCTGGTGCGGCAGGTGGGCAACGAGGGCACGCCGCTGCGGCCCCGCCAGCGCCTGGAGGTCTACCTCTTCGCGCTCTTCAACGAGGACATGAAGCCCGGCCCCACCTCCGAGAGGAACTACGGCCTCTACCAGCCCGACGGCCGGATGGTCTACAACGTCGGCCTCGCCCAGCAGCAGACCACGTCGGCGGCGTCCCTTtccctcgccgcctcctccgcGCCTCCCACCAGG GATGTTGGGACGGACTTGACCAGCCTGTGCATCCTCTCAGCTCTGGCCATCCTGCTCACCTCCCAGGCTTTCTTACTGGGATAG
- the LOC119337420 gene encoding protein DJ-1 homolog A-like, with protein sequence MATRPPVFSTLTTSFSPSPPPLLRRLQTLTRALASSSPQPMASSPPLKKVLVPIANGTEPMEAVMTIDVLRRAGADVAVASVEPGAAQVAASWGVKLAADALLADLAEADFDLISLPGGMPGASTFRDCKILENIVKKHAEKGKLYAAVCAAPAVALGAWGLLNGLKATCHPSVMDKLPSEVQAVESRVQIDGNCVTSRGPGTTMEYSVVLVEQLYGKEKADEVAGPMVMRPQHGAEFSMKELNSTSWNAGENPQILVPIANGTEEMEAVMIIDILRRAKANVVVASLEGTLEIVASRNVKMVANVLLDDALKQQYDLILLPGGLGGAQAYAKSDKLIGFIKKQAEANKLYGAICASPAIALEPHGLLKGKKATSYPAMWSKLTDQSECKNRVVVDGNLITSQGPGTSMEFSLAIVEKLFGRERALELAKSMVFV encoded by the exons ATGGCCACGCGGCCACCCGTCTTCTCCACTCTCACAACGtccttctccccttccccaccTCCTCTGCTACGCCGCCTCCAAACCCTAACCCGCGCGCTTGCGTCCTCCTCCCCGCAGCCCATGGCGTCGTCTCCTCCCCTGAAGAAG GTGCTGGTGCCCATCGCGAACGGGACGGAGCCGATGGAAGCCGTAATGACCATCGACGTGCTGCGCCGCGCGGGGGCGGACGTCGCCGTCGCCTCCGTCGAGCCTGGGGCCGCGCAGGTCGCCGCATCCTGGGGCGTCAAGCTTGCCGCCGACGCGCTCCTCGCCGACCTAGCCGAAGCTGATTTTGACCTTATCTCGCTTCCT GGAGGGATGCCTGGGGCTTCCACCTTTAGAGACTGCAAAATTTTGGAGAATATAGTTAAAAAACATGCAGAGAAGGGCAAGCTTTATGCTGCAGTATGTGCTGCACCAGCTGTGGCGCTGGGAGCTTGGGGTTTGCTCAATGGATTAAAG GCAACTTGTCATCCTTCAGTCATGGACAAACTTCCTTCAGAGGTGCAAGCCGTAGAATCAAGGGTACAGATTGATGGGAATTGTGTGACTAGCCGTGGACCAGGAACAACCATGGAGTATTCTGTTGTTTTGGTTGAACAACTGTATGGCAAAGAAAAGGCCGATGAAGTTGCTGGGCCAATG GTTATGCGTCCCCAGCATGGCGCGGAGTTTTCAATGAAGGAGCTGAATTCGACTAGTTGGAATGCTGGTGAAAATCCTCAA ATTCTCGTACCAATTGCTAATGGCACGGAGGAGATGGAGGCAGTTATGATCATTGACATTCTTCGGAGAGCGAAAGCAAATGTTGTCGTTGCATCTTTGGAAGGCACTTTGGAGATTGTTGCATCCAGGAATGTGAAGATGGTTGCTAATGTGCTGTTGGATGATGCGCTTAAGCAGCAGTACGATCTCATTTTGTTACCT GGTGGTCTTGGTGGTGCCCAAGCATATGCCAAATCAGATAAACTGATTGGTTTCATAAAGAAGCAAGCGGAGGCAAACAAACTGTATGGAGCCATATGTGCCTCCCCAGCAATTGCCCTTGAGCCACATGGCCTGCTGAAG GGAAAGAAGGCTACATCCTATCCTGCTATGTGGAGCAAACTCACGGACCAAAGCGAATGCAAGAACAGAGTCGTTGTCGATGGCAACCTGATCACTAGCCAAGGTCCAGGCACTTCCATGGAATTCTCGCTTGCCATCGTGGAGAAGCTCTTTGGCAGGGAAAGGGCCCTCGAGCTGGCCAAATCAATGGTTTTCGTGTGA
- the LOC119335513 gene encoding glucan endo-1,3-beta-glucosidase 11-like isoform X2, which translates to MAPFATPMRLASLQLSALLCILLCSEVWVLQCGAAIGINYGQVGNNLPTPAQVVSLLSSLRVGKPMAANAGQAMQWATANIKPYFPATRVTGIAVGNEVFTDDDEALKASLVPAMRNLHAALAQLGMDGYLHVSTASSLGVLANSYPPSQGAFTPECAPLMLPFLRFLAETNAPFWINAYPYFAYKADPANVSLSYALSDPYHVGAVDPYTHLQYTSMLYAQVDAVTFAAARLGYGGIPVFVSETGWPSKGDADEVGATVENARAYNRNLLVRQVGNEGTPLRPRQRLEVYLFALFNEDMKPGPTSERNYGLYQPDGRMVYNVGLAQQQTTSAASLSLAASSAPPTRDVGTDLTSLCILSALAILLTSQAFLLG; encoded by the exons ATGGCGCCATTTGCGACGCCGATGAGGTTGGCGTCCCTGCAGCTCTCTGCCCTCCTCTGCATCCTCCTCTGCTCAG agGTCTGGGTGCTGCAATGCGGCGCGGCGATCGGCATCAACTACGGGCAGGTGGGCAACAACCTGCCGACGCCGGCGCAGGTGGTGTCGCTGCTGTCGTCGCTGCGGGTCGGCAAG CCCATGGCCGCCAACGCTGGCCAGGCCATGCAGTGGGCCACCGCCAATATCAAGCCCTACTTCCCGGCCACGCGCGTCACTGGCATCGCCGTCGGGAACGAGGTGTTCACCGACGACGACGAGGCGCTCAAGGCCAGCCTCGTCCCGGCGATGCGCAACCTGCACGCCGCGCTGGCCCAGCTGGGCATGGACGGGTACTTGCACGTCTCCACGGCCAGCTCCCTCGGCGTGCTGGCCAACTCGTACCCGCCGTCGCAGGGCGCCTTCACGCCGGAGTGCGCCCCCCTCATGCTCCCCTTCCTCCGCTTCCTCGCCGAGACCAACGCCCCCTTCTGGATCAACGCCTACCCATACTTCGCCTACAAGGCCGACCCCGCAAA CGTGTCCCTGTCCTACGCGCTGTCGGACCCGTACCACGTCGGCGCGGTGGACCCCTACACCCACCTCCAGTACACGAGCATGCTGTACGCGCAGGTGGACGCGGTGACCTTCGCGGCGGCGCGGCTGGGCTACGGCGGCATCCCGGTGTTCGTGTCGGAGACGGGGTGGCCGTCCAAGGGCGACGCCGACGAGGTGGGCGCCACCGTGGAGAACGCCCGCGCGTACAACCGGAACCTGCTGGTGCGGCAGGTGGGCAACGAGGGCACGCCGCTGCGGCCCCGCCAGCGCCTGGAGGTCTACCTCTTCGCGCTCTTCAACGAGGACATGAAGCCCGGCCCCACCTCCGAGAGGAACTACGGCCTCTACCAGCCCGACGGCCGGATGGTCTACAACGTCGGCCTCGCCCAGCAGCAGACCACGTCGGCGGCGTCCCTTtccctcgccgcctcctccgcGCCTCCCACCAGG GATGTTGGGACGGACTTGACCAGCCTGTGCATCCTCTCAGCTCTGGCCATCCTGCTCACCTCCCAGGCTTTCTTACTGGGATAG